In one window of Carcharodon carcharias isolate sCarCar2 chromosome 14, sCarCar2.pri, whole genome shotgun sequence DNA:
- the LOC121287517 gene encoding 60S ribosomal protein L24-like: MKVELCSFSGYKIYLGHMKHYARIDGKVFQFMNSKCESAFLAKRNPQQINWTALYRCKHKKGQLEEIQKKHFCRAVKFQWAITGASFARIMTKRNQKPEMHKAQCEQAIRAAKEAKRAKAATKNVSAATAKAIQKAAPKQKFAKPLKSQAPRVGGKC, encoded by the coding sequence ATGAAGGTTGAGCTCTGCAGTTTTAGTGGGTATAAAATATACCTGGGTCATATGAAGCACTATGCCAGAATTGATGGGAAGGTTTTCCAATTCATGAACTCAAAATGTGAGTCAGCCTTCCTCGCCAAGAGAAACCCTCAACAAATCAACTGGACTGCCTTGTACAGGTGCAAGCACAAAAAAGGGCAGCTTGAAGAGATTCAGAAAAAGCACTTCTGTCGTGCAGTAAAGTTCCAATGGGCTATTACTGGTGCCTCTTTTGCTAGGATTATGACTAAGAGGAATCAAAAGCCTGAGATGCATAAGGCTCAATGTGAACAGGCAATCAGGGCTGCCAAGGAGGCTAAGAGAGCCAAAGCTGCAACAAAGAATGTCAGCGCAGCTACAGCTAAGGCTATTCAGAAAGCAGCGCCCAAACAGAAATTTGCGAAGCCATTGAAGTCTCAGGCTCCACGTGTTGGTGGAAAATGCTAA